From the genome of Brassica oleracea var. oleracea cultivar TO1000 chromosome C4, BOL, whole genome shotgun sequence:
GTAATGAACATTGTTGTCACTGGACAGAGAATTACTGCATCCAGCGGCCGAAGACGGAGGGGAATTATACATAGAATTGGCAGCAGATGAATTAGAAGACGAAGAAGACGATACCATCATCGACGGAGAGGGCAAAGAAACCGGTGGAGCCGCCTGAGACGACAACAACCTTGGTGGTCGTGGCGGATGAGGCGGTGGCAGTGGTGGTGGGAGCAGAATGGCCGCAGCTAGAGCAGCATGATCGGACACTGATGTGGTTGTAGTATCGTTGAAGTTGTTGTTGTTGTTTTGAAGGGAAGTGATTGTGGCGGCCTCTCGGTATTTGTGGCGAAGGATGTCTGTACGGACAGCCGTGAGTTCGGACTGGAGAGATTGGATGTGGTGTTGAAGAGCGGAGATTGCTCCCATGCAACCGTAGATTGGATCTCTCAGTCTTAAGTTTGCTTCGTAGACTAAACTGTTTGCGGCGTCCCCTCTCTGACTTTCACCCACTTCCTGCAACATTTTAGTCAATATATTTTATAGCCACATTCACAATATAACCAGTAAATTTTATTTTTACGCAAAACGGCAATTTTTTGTGTGTTAGATGTTTATTTCATTAGTTAGTATATACATAACACAATAGTTAGCTTCCTACACTACAAATGTTTGACTTGCTATATTTACAAATTGCAACGGTTGCAACCACCTATTGATATTAGAAAACCAAATGCTCACTAGATTCGGTAGAGAGGAACTTTACTAATAATAAATTTCGTTTAACTATTCAAAATGCCAAGTTGATTCAAAAAATTAGAGTTTGTTAGTGAAGTTGCGATAATATTCTAAGGAAAAATACAAAATATGTAATTGATACTGGTTTATACTTTATACTAATGTTGTTGCTACCATAATCCAGTTTTAACATGTAGTGATATGCATGCATGAGTTGTAGGAAAAAGAGATGCTAACAAATACCTAATTCTCATTTTATCTAAATATGTTAATATAATGATAGAGTTTCTACTTCAGTTAATTAGATAAACCACCTGGGGATTAAGAAAATTATCTGAATGGTAAATATTATTTCGATGCAATAGAT
Proteins encoded in this window:
- the LOC106340403 gene encoding LOB domain-containing protein 13-like isoform X1, encoding MSRDSREGFGDYYKIVKKVKKDPTFEKTMDHAVMGIRRHVAVPPGTTLNTVTPCAACKLLRRRCAEECPFSPYFSPHEPHKFAAVHKVFGASNVSKMLLEVGESQRGDAANSLVYEANLRLRDPIYGCMGAISALQHHIQSLQSELTAVRTDILRHKYREAATITSLQNNNNNFNDTTTTSVSDHAALAAAILLPPPLPPPHPPRPPRLLSSQAAPPVSLPSPSMMVSSSSSSNSSAANSMYNSPPSSAAGCSNSLSSDNNVHYFD
- the LOC106340403 gene encoding LOB domain-containing protein 13-like isoform X2, translated to MSRDREGFGDYYKIVKKVKKDPTFEKTMDHAVMGIRRHVAVPPGTTLNTVTPCAACKLLRRRCAEECPFSPYFSPHEPHKFAAVHKVFGASNVSKMLLEVGESQRGDAANSLVYEANLRLRDPIYGCMGAISALQHHIQSLQSELTAVRTDILRHKYREAATITSLQNNNNNFNDTTTTSVSDHAALAAAILLPPPLPPPHPPRPPRLLSSQAAPPVSLPSPSMMVSSSSSSNSSAANSMYNSPPSSAAGCSNSLSSDNNVHYFD